From one Triticum urartu cultivar G1812 chromosome 3, Tu2.1, whole genome shotgun sequence genomic stretch:
- the LOC125544595 gene encoding ubiquitin-conjugating enzyme E2 36 isoform X2: protein MANSNLPRRIIKETQRLLSEPAPGISASPSEENMRYFNVMILGPAQSPYEGGVFKLELFLPEEYPMAAPKVRFLTKIYHPNIDKLGRICLDILKDKWSPALQIRTVLLSIQALLSAPNPDDPLSENIAKHWKSNEAEAVETAKEWTRLYASGA, encoded by the exons ATGGCCAACAGCAACCTTCCGCGACGAATCATCAAG GAGACGCAGAGACTCCTCAGCGAGCCAG CACCGGGGATCAGCGCTTCGCCCTCGGAGGAGAACATGCGCTACTTCAACGTCATGATCCTTGGTCCGGCGCAGTCGCCCTACGAAG GGGGAGTTTTTAAGCTGGAACTCTTTTTACCCGAGGAATATCCGATGGCTGCCCCAAAG GTTAGGTTTCTGACCAAAATATACCATCCCAACATTGACAAG CTTGGTAGGATATGCCTTGACATTCTCAAGGATAAATGGAGTCCGGCTCTTCAGATTCGAACAGTTCTTTTGag TATCCAGGCACTCCTAAGTGCACCAAATCCAGATGACCCTCTCTCCGAAAACATTGCTAAGCACTGGAAGTCCAATGAGGCAGAAGCTGTTGAAACAG CGAAGGAGTGGACTCGTCTGTATGCCAGTGGTGCATGA